In a genomic window of Ipomoea triloba cultivar NCNSP0323 chromosome 3, ASM357664v1:
- the LOC116012028 gene encoding 17.3 kDa class I heat shock protein-like, with the protein MSIIPSFFGRRSNVFDPFSLDVWDPFDGFPIGNFRPLSEQFRSTETSSFAQASIDWKETPSAHVFKADVPGLRKEEVKVEVEDDRILQISGERRREMEEKGDTWHRVERSSGKFVRRFRLPENAKVDQVKASMDDGVLTVTVPKEEEEKKQQRDVKSIDISG; encoded by the coding sequence ATGTCGATCATTCCAAGTTTCTTCGGCCGCCGATCCAACGTTTTCGACCCGTTTTCCCTCGACGTCTGGGACCCCTTCGACGGGTTTCCTATCGGCAACTTCCGGCCACTCTCCGAGCAGTTCCGCTCCACCGAGACGTCGTCGTTCGCGCAGGCGAGCATCGACTGGAAGGAGACTCCGAGCGCGCACGTGTTCAAGGCGGACGTGCCGGGGCTCCGGAAGGAGGAGGTGAAGGTGGAGGTGGAGGACGACCGGATCCTCCAGATCAGCGGCGAGCGGAGGCGGGAGATGGAGGAGAAGGGGGACACGTGGCACCGCGTGGAGCGGAGCTCCGGGAAGTTCGTCAGGAGGTTCCGGCTGCCGGAGAATGCTAAGGTGGATCAAGTGAAGGCTAGCATGGACGACGGCGTTTTGACCGTAACAGTTccaaaggaggaggaggagaagaagcaGCAGCGTGATGTGAAATCCATCGACATTTCCGGCTAA
- the LOC116012082 gene encoding 18.2 kDa class I heat shock protein-like, giving the protein MSLIPSFFEGRRSNVFDPFSMDIWDPFPGFSNAVSGGGASRETSAFAAARIDWKETPEAHVFKADVPGLKKEEVKVEVEEGNVLQISGQRSKEQEEKTDTWHRVERSSGSFLRRFRLPENAKVDQIKAAMENGVLTVTVPKEEVKKPETKAIQISG; this is encoded by the coding sequence atgtcTCTGATTCCAAGTTTCTTCGAGGGCCGAAGGAGCAACGTCTTCGATCCATTCTCAATGGACATATGGGACCCATTCCCGGGCTTCTCCAACGCCGTTTCCGGCGGCGGCGCGTCGCGCGAGACCTCCGCGTTCGCCGCCGCGCGGATCGACTGGAAGGAGACGCCGGAGGCGCACGTGTTCAAGGCGGACGTGCCGGGGCTGAAGAAGGAGGAGGTGAAGGTGGAGGTTGAAGAAGGGAATGTGCTGCAGATCAGCGGGCAGAGGAGCAAGGAACAGGAGGAGAAGACTGACACGTGGCACCGCGTCGAGAGGAGCAGCGGCTCGTTTTTGCGGCGGTTCCGGCTGCCGGAGAACGCTAAGGTCGATCAGATTAAGGCGGCGATGGAGAACGGTGTGCTCACGGTTACTGTTCCTAAAGAGGAAGTTAAGAAGCCGGAGACGAAAGCCATTCAGATCTCTGGTTAA
- the LOC116011898 gene encoding 7-deoxyloganetic acid glucosyltransferase-like has product METQPHVLIFPLPLQGPVNCMLNLAEILCIHDDIHVTFLNTDHVHRRLLSYTDADERFRRYPNFRFQTLPDGMPEDSPRTGEQIVELIQSIEKVTCPLFREMVTAGGSASARSEKPPVSCLIVDGIFPFAVDIAKDIGVPLFYFDTISPCAVWIYLLVPKLIEAGELPFQGDDLDAPVPCVPGMENILRRRDLPNFCQSKTILEDPIIQMVLNEAQYLPKAQGLIFNTFQDIDGPILQQFRSISPNVYAVGPLHAHRKARIDSELPKTSNSIWKEDWSCMEWLDKQPQKSVLYVSIGSLAVISEHQFMELWHGLVKSGVRFLWVQRPGSIIRPSNSESQISKASVELSRETEERGCIVSWAPQERVLAHPSVAGFLTHSGWNSTLESIVEGVPMICWPYFVDQQVNSRYVGEVWKIGLDMKDLCSQDVVERMVREVMEGKKDEFIERSEKLANLAKQSVMEGGDSYQDMERLINDIRHMRI; this is encoded by the exons ATGGAGACTCAACCTCACGTCCTCATTTTTCCATTGCCACTTCAAGGCCCCGTGAACTGCATGCTAAACCTGGCCGAGATCTTGTGCATTCACGACGATATCCACGTCACCTTCCTCAACACCGACCACGTCCACCGCCGCCTGCTAAGCTACACCGACGCCGACGAGCGTTTCCGCCGCTACCCAAACTTCCGGTTCCAGACGCTGCCGGACGGCATGCCGGAGGACAGCCCGAGAACCGGGGAACAAATAGTGGAGTTGATACAGAGTATAGAGAAAGTAACGTGCCCGCTTTTCCGGGAGATGGTCACCGCCGGCGGCTCGGCGAGTGCGAGGTCGGAGAAGCCGCCGGTGAGTTGCCTCATAGTTGACGGGATTTTTCCGTTCGCCGTCGATATTGCAAAGGACATCGGAGTTCCTCTGTTTTATTTTGATACTATTAGTCCTTGTGCCGTTTGGATTTACTTGCTTGTTCCCAAGCTCATTGAAGCTGGAGAACTTCCATTTCAAG GAGATGATTTGGATGCACCAGTGCCATGTGTACCAGGTATGGAAAACATTCTAAGACGAAGAGACTTACCAAACTTCTGTCAGTCCAAAACAATTTTAGAAGACCCCATAATCCAAATGGTGCTCAACGAGGCTCAATATCTACCCAAAGCACAAGGGCTAATCTTCAACACATTCCAAGATATCGATGGCCCAATACTACAACAATTCCGATCAATAAGTCCCAACGTGTACGCCGTCGGGCCGCTCCACGCTCACCGGAAAGCCCGAATAGATTCAGAACTGCCCAAAACTTCAAATAGTATTTGGAAGGAGGATTGGAGTTGCATGGAATGGCTCGATAAACAGCCCCAAAAATCAGTTCTTTATGTCAGCATTGGAAGTTTAGCAGTCATCTCTGAGCATCAGTTCATGGAGTTATGGCATGGGCTGGTGAAGAGTGGGGTTCGGTTTTTATGGGTTCAAAGACCGGGCTCGAttattaggccatcgaactcagaATCGCAGATTTCTAAGGCCTCAGTTGAGTTGTCTCGGGAGACTGAGGAAAGAGGGTGCATAGTGAGTTGGGCTCCACAAGAGAGGGTCCTGGCTCACCCTTCTGTAGCTGGGTTCTTAACACATAGTGGATGGAATTCGACTTTAGAAAGTATAGTGGAAGGAGTGCCGATGATCTGTTGGCCGTATTTCGTCGACCAACAAGTCAATAGTAGGTATGTTGGGGAGGTTTGGAAGATAGGGTTGGACATGAAAGACTTGTGTAGTCAGGATGTTGTTGAAAGAATGGTTAGGGAAGTGATGGAGGGCAAGAAAGATGAGTTCATAGAGAGGTCGGAAAAACTGGCAAATTTGGCTAAGCAAAGTGTTATGGAAGGTGGTGATTCATACCAAGATATGGAACGTTTAATCAACGACATTAGGCATATGAGAATTTGA
- the LOC116013649 gene encoding 7-deoxyloganetic acid glucosyltransferase-like isoform X1: protein MNYEGINNESEGKHMSKTPEKKSKIATMAEGELHPHVLIFPLPLQGPVNATFKLAELLSLSGISVTFLLTDHIHGRLNRHTNLQSRLRQYPGFRIKTISDGLPADHPREGNRYMELFDSLKAKTRPLFKEMLCAYEDSPPGPVTCIISDGILDFTGDVADEVGVPIFFIRTYSPTCLWIFFCLPKLVQSGELPFHGDDDLDEAVKGVPGMETFLRRRDLPEFCRSGDITDPKFKLYAAEGKGLLNSRSRGLILNTFEELDGSILAEIRNVCPNLYTVGPLHAALRTKLKSSETTPFPSSSSNSLWPEDRSCLAWLDKQPRKSVIYVSFGSIATLTKHQLMEFWHGLVNSEQRFLWVFRREPLAVKDSPTEIPADLEESTKERGFIVGWAPQEEVLAHPAMGGFVTHCGWNSTIESVSEGVPMVSWPYFLDQQVNSRFVEAVYNVGLDMKDTCDRVIIEKMVRDLMVEKKDELLQRAEEMAGMARRSLVEGGSSFCNFQRLVNDIKKSSSSRVHYP from the exons ATGAATTATGAAGGAATAAATAATGAATCTGAGGGGAAACATATGTCCAAAACCCCAGAAAAGAAAAGCAAGATAGCAACAATGGCGGAAGGAGAACTTCACCCACATGTTCTCATCTTCCCCTTACCCCTCCAAGGCCCAGTAAACGCCACCTTCAAATTAGCAGAGCTTCTCTCCCTCTCCGGCATCAGCGTCACCTTCCTACTCACCGACCACATCCACGGCCGCCTAAACCGTCACACCAATCTCCAATCGCGTCTCCGACAATATCCCGGCTTCCGAATCAAAACCATCTCCGATGGCCTTCCGGCGGATCACCCCCGCGAGGGCAACCGGTACATGGAGTTATTTGATTCTCTCAAGGCCAAAACTAGGCCTCTGTTCAAAGAAATGCTGTGTGCCTATGAGGATTCGCCGCCGGGACCTGTAACTTGCATCATATCTGACGGGATTTTGGATTTCACCGGCGATGTCGCCGATGAAGTTGGAGTTCCGATCTTCTTCATACGCACTTACAGTCCTACTTGTCTCTGGATCTTCTTCTGTCTCCCCAAACTCGTCCAATCCGGCGAGCTACCATTTCACG GAGACGATGATTTGGATGAAGCAGTAAAGGGCGTTCCAGGAATGGAAACGTTTCTTCGCCGGAGGGATTTGCCGGAGTTTTGCCGTTCCGGCGACATAACCGATCCAAAGTTCAAGCTTTATGCAGCAGAGGGCAAAGGGCTATTGAATTCTCGTTCCCGCGGTCTGATTCTCAACACGTTTGAAGAGTTAGACGGATCCATTCTCGCCGAAATCCGAAACGTCTGTCCGAATCTCTACACCGTCGGCCCGCTTCACGCCGCCCTGAGAACTAAACTAAAATCCTCCGAAACGACGCCGTTCCCCTCGTCTTCCTCGAACAGTTTATGGCCGGAGGACCGGAGCTGCCTCGCGTGGCTAGACAAACAACCGCGGAAATCGGTGATATACGTCAGCTTCGGGAGCATCGCCACGCTGACTAAACACCAGCTGATGGAGTTCTGGCACGGGTTAGTGAACAGTGAACAGAGATTCTTGTGGGTTTTCCGGCGAGAACCCCTCGCCGTAAAAGATTCTCCGACCGAGATCCCGGCAGACCTGGAAGAGAGCACAAAGGAGAGAGGATTCATCGTGGGGTGGGCTCCACAGGAGGAAGTCCTAGCCCACCCCGCTATGGGGGGATTCGTGACTCATTGCGGATGGAATTCGACGATAGAAAGTGTTTCAGAAGGTGTCCCAATGGTTTCTTGGCCATATTTTTTGGACCAACAAGTGAACAGCAGATTCGTAGAAGCGGTTTATAATGTCGGATTAGACATGAAGGATACGTGTGATAGGGTTATAATTGAGAAGATGGTTAGAGATTTAATGGtggagaagaaagatgagttGTTGCAGAGAGCTGAGGAAATGGCTGGCATGGCTAGGAGAAGCTTGGTTGAAGGCGGTTCTTCGTTCTGTAACTTTCAACGGTTAGTCAACGACATAAAAAAGTCTTCAAGTTCTAGGGTTCATTATCCTTAA
- the LOC116013649 gene encoding 7-deoxyloganetic acid glucosyltransferase-like isoform X2, whose translation MNYEGINNESEGKHMSKTPEKKSKIATMAEGELHPHVLIFPLPLQGPVNATFKLAELLSLSGISVTFLLTDHIHGRLNRHTNLQSRLRQYPGFRIKTISDGLPADHPREGNRYMELFDSLKAKTRPLFKEMLCAYEDSPPGPVTCIISDGILDFTGDVADEVGVPIFFIRTYSPTCLWIFFCLPKLVQSGELPFHVKGVPGMETFLRRRDLPEFCRSGDITDPKFKLYAAEGKGLLNSRSRGLILNTFEELDGSILAEIRNVCPNLYTVGPLHAALRTKLKSSETTPFPSSSSNSLWPEDRSCLAWLDKQPRKSVIYVSFGSIATLTKHQLMEFWHGLVNSEQRFLWVFRREPLAVKDSPTEIPADLEESTKERGFIVGWAPQEEVLAHPAMGGFVTHCGWNSTIESVSEGVPMVSWPYFLDQQVNSRFVEAVYNVGLDMKDTCDRVIIEKMVRDLMVEKKDELLQRAEEMAGMARRSLVEGGSSFCNFQRLVNDIKKSSSSRVHYP comes from the exons ATGAATTATGAAGGAATAAATAATGAATCTGAGGGGAAACATATGTCCAAAACCCCAGAAAAGAAAAGCAAGATAGCAACAATGGCGGAAGGAGAACTTCACCCACATGTTCTCATCTTCCCCTTACCCCTCCAAGGCCCAGTAAACGCCACCTTCAAATTAGCAGAGCTTCTCTCCCTCTCCGGCATCAGCGTCACCTTCCTACTCACCGACCACATCCACGGCCGCCTAAACCGTCACACCAATCTCCAATCGCGTCTCCGACAATATCCCGGCTTCCGAATCAAAACCATCTCCGATGGCCTTCCGGCGGATCACCCCCGCGAGGGCAACCGGTACATGGAGTTATTTGATTCTCTCAAGGCCAAAACTAGGCCTCTGTTCAAAGAAATGCTGTGTGCCTATGAGGATTCGCCGCCGGGACCTGTAACTTGCATCATATCTGACGGGATTTTGGATTTCACCGGCGATGTCGCCGATGAAGTTGGAGTTCCGATCTTCTTCATACGCACTTACAGTCCTACTTGTCTCTGGATCTTCTTCTGTCTCCCCAAACTCGTCCAATCCGGCGAGCTACCATTTCACG TAAAGGGCGTTCCAGGAATGGAAACGTTTCTTCGCCGGAGGGATTTGCCGGAGTTTTGCCGTTCCGGCGACATAACCGATCCAAAGTTCAAGCTTTATGCAGCAGAGGGCAAAGGGCTATTGAATTCTCGTTCCCGCGGTCTGATTCTCAACACGTTTGAAGAGTTAGACGGATCCATTCTCGCCGAAATCCGAAACGTCTGTCCGAATCTCTACACCGTCGGCCCGCTTCACGCCGCCCTGAGAACTAAACTAAAATCCTCCGAAACGACGCCGTTCCCCTCGTCTTCCTCGAACAGTTTATGGCCGGAGGACCGGAGCTGCCTCGCGTGGCTAGACAAACAACCGCGGAAATCGGTGATATACGTCAGCTTCGGGAGCATCGCCACGCTGACTAAACACCAGCTGATGGAGTTCTGGCACGGGTTAGTGAACAGTGAACAGAGATTCTTGTGGGTTTTCCGGCGAGAACCCCTCGCCGTAAAAGATTCTCCGACCGAGATCCCGGCAGACCTGGAAGAGAGCACAAAGGAGAGAGGATTCATCGTGGGGTGGGCTCCACAGGAGGAAGTCCTAGCCCACCCCGCTATGGGGGGATTCGTGACTCATTGCGGATGGAATTCGACGATAGAAAGTGTTTCAGAAGGTGTCCCAATGGTTTCTTGGCCATATTTTTTGGACCAACAAGTGAACAGCAGATTCGTAGAAGCGGTTTATAATGTCGGATTAGACATGAAGGATACGTGTGATAGGGTTATAATTGAGAAGATGGTTAGAGATTTAATGGtggagaagaaagatgagttGTTGCAGAGAGCTGAGGAAATGGCTGGCATGGCTAGGAGAAGCTTGGTTGAAGGCGGTTCTTCGTTCTGTAACTTTCAACGGTTAGTCAACGACATAAAAAAGTCTTCAAGTTCTAGGGTTCATTATCCTTAA
- the LOC116013651 gene encoding 7-deoxyloganetic acid glucosyltransferase-like translates to MATTAAVQPHVLVFPLPAQGHVNSMLKLSELLCISDIHVTFLVTGPTHGSLLAHSDVGSRRFGEKFLLEKLPDGIYQDNLHTLDGFMENLNTLETVGRPFLKEYLGGGRRRWPPVTCVITDGALVSLAVDVAEEFKLPTIVCQTISVAAFWCFVCTPDLIQSGELPIKGNEMDLATRVKGMEHFIRLGDLPSFCQVQNLETPIFKALVKEKLQTARARGVIFNAFEELDEPILAQVRTMCPNTYPIGPVHAHLKARLGTNPPSSNSLREEDRSCLSWLENQPEKSVIYVSFGSLAVVTREQLLEICHGLVNSGQRFLWVLRPDLVAGENGGNWAPAELEEGVKARGYIVRWAPQEAVLEHRSVGGFFTHSGWNSTLESIVAGVPMICRPCLGDQNTNSRMVEAVWKIGLDMKGGWDRVTVENMVRDVMEKRKDEFLKRSEEIAKLAGKAVGEGGSSCSNLRRLVDDIRSMAVSPMKTDLLPQMDVC, encoded by the exons ATGGCTACCACCGCCGCCGTTCAACCTCACGTTCTCGTCTTCCCGTTACCGGCACAGGGCCATGTAAACTCCATGCTCAAGCTATCAGAGCTTCTATGTATCTCCGACATCCACGTCACCTTCCTCGTCACCGGGCCCACCCACGGCAGCCTTCTTGCGCACTCCGACGTCGGGTCCCGGCGATTCGGCGAGAAATTCCTGCTGGAAAAGCTCCCGGACGGGATCTATCAGGATAATCTCCACACTCTTGATGGGTTCATGGAGAACCTCAACACCTTAGAGACCGTGGGGAGGCCGTTTCTTAAGGAATATCTTGGAGGAGGTCGCCGGAGATGGCCGCCGGTGACGTGCGTGATAACAGATGGGGCGTTGGTGAGCTTAGCGGTTGATGTGGCAGAGGAATTCAAGTTGCCCACCATTGTTTGCCAGACAATCAGCGTTGCTGCTTTTTGGTGTTTTGTCTGCACCCCAGATCTCATCCAATCCGGCGAGCTTCCGATCAAAG gaaACGAAATGGATTTGGCAACGAGGGTAAAGGGCATGGAACATTTTATCAGGCTGGGCGACCTGCCGAGCTTTTGCCAAGTCCAGAATTTGGAAACCCCAATTTTCAAAGCTTTGGTGAAAGAGAAACTGCAAACAGCTCGAGCAAGAGGAGTAATCTTCAACGCATTTGAAGAACTCGATGAACCCATACTCGCCCAGGTACGAACTATGTGTCCAAACACATACCCAATCGGACCGGTTCACGCGCATTTGAAGGCCAGACTGGGCACAAACCCGCCGTCTTCAAACAGTTTACGGGAAGAAGATAGAAGCTGCCTGAGCTGGCTGGAAAACCAGCCGGAAAAATCAGTGATTTACGTAAGTTTTGGGAGCTTAGCAGTGGTGACAAGAGAGCAATTACTCGAGATTTGCCACGGGTTAGTGAACAGCGGGCAGAGATTCTTGTGGGTTCTCCGGCCGGACCTTGTCGCCGGAGAAAATGGCGGAAATTGGGCTCCGGCGGAGCTTGAGGAGGGCGTAAAAGCTAGAGGGTACATTGTCAGATGGGCTCCGCAAGAGGCGGTGTTGGAACATCGTTCTGTCGGAGGATTTTTTACTCATTCTGGGTGGAATTCAACGCTGGAAAGTATAGTCGCCGGCGTGCCGATGATATGCCGGCCGTGCTTAGGCGATCAGAATACGAACAGCCGGATGGTGGAGGCGGTGTGGAAGATTGGATTGGATATGAAAGGTGGGTGGGATAGAGTCACGGTGGAGAATATGGTTAGAGATGTTATGGAGAAGAGAAAAGATGAGTTCTTGAAGAGATCAGAGGAGATTGCTAAATTGGCCGGAAAAGCTGTCGGAGAAGGTGGATCGTCGTGTTCTAATCTCCGACGTCTGGTTGACGATATCCGGTCAATGGCGGTTTCTCCGATGAAGACTGATCTTCTCCCGCAAATGGATGTGTGTTAG
- the LOC116012384 gene encoding uncharacterized protein LOC116012384 isoform X1 — protein MAGKQTEFWLPPEFLTGDDMLMDPYYFESSAAKSLPRSNLVFPSEFSPDLCSSPVDSGENESDEEDFLAGLTRRFCQTFIEEADKSARSLHHMETQKGFVLSRSPQSTLAQVGSWTGRSSGSSNGSPNGPSLVSSPPTTPLGAESDAWDLLFQDVGNIDRLKMTAGDGSTAKNRSLPDLPPANLINNSVSGVRISPFHQARGTQMMPHQSSEMWGQKVSPGWLGARQLYQTRVGSGYAENGSRGRTVLGGSAQSAALHSLQLLQQNHYGGPATRTVFPGGSSGGGMKRECSGTGVFIPRRYGCNTTKPPSDSRKTTGRSAALNLTKAVSGVNPSFESFEGFNGLAQPQMNPLDLLIARRNATLLAQRMRNLTPDVSISPELRLPPEWTY, from the exons ATGGCCGGAAAACAAACGGAGTTTTGGCTCCCGCCGGAGTTTCTCACCGGCGATGATATGCTGATGGATCCTTATTACTTCGAGAGCTCCGCTGCCAAGTCTCTACCCCGCTCGAATCTGGTTTTCCCGTCTGAGTTCTCCCCTGATTTGTGCTCCTCTCCGGTGGACTCCGGCGAGAACGAGAGCGACGAGGAGGACTTCCTCGCCGGGTTAACTCGTCGGTTTTGCCAGACGTTCATCGAGGAAGCTGACAAGTCCGCGCGTAGTCTCCATCATATGGAG ACGCAGAAGGGTTTTGTGCTGTCACGATCGCCGCAGTCCACGCTGGCGCAGGTGGGGAGCTGGACCGGTCGGAGCTCCGGGTCCAGCAATGGTAGCCCGAATGGGCCTTCTCTGGTTTCTTCTCCCCCTACTACTCCTCTGGGAGCTGAAAGCGACGCATGGGATCTGTTATTCCAAGATGTCGGTAACATTGACAGGCTGAAAATGACCGCCGGCGATGGATCCACCGCCAAAAACCGCTCCCTTCCTGATCTACCGCCGGCGAATCTCATTAACAACTCTGTCTCCGGCGTTCGCATTAGCCCC TTCCATCAAGCTAGAGGAACTCAAATGATGCCTCACCAGAGCTCTGAAATGTGGGGCCAGAAAGTGAGCCCCGGTTGGCTCGGAGCACGACAGCTGTATCAGACCCGGGTCGGGTCGGGGTATGCGGAAAACGGCAGCCGTGGGAGAACAGTGCTGGGAGGTTCGGCTCAGTCTGCTGCATTGCACTCTCTGCAACTCCTGCAACAAAACCACTACGGTGGTCCGGCCACCAGAACGGTGTTTCCCGGCGGATCTAGCGGTGGGGGGATGAAACGCGAGTGTTCCGGCACTGGCGTGTTCATTCCCCGGAGATATGGCTGTAATACTACAAAACCTCCCTCCGATTCACGCAAAACGACAG GGCGTTCTGCTGCTCTGAATTTGACCAAGGCTGTTAGTGGTGTGAACCCGAGCTTTGAGTCCTTTGAAGGCTTCAATGGTTTAGCTCAACCTCAGATGAATCCTCTAG ATTTGTTGATTGCAAGGAGGAATGCTACATTGCTAGCGCAACGGATGAGGAATTTGACCCCCGATGTTTCAATCAGTCCCGAGCTTCGTCTCCCTCCCGAATGGACTTACTGA
- the LOC116012384 gene encoding uncharacterized protein LOC116012384 isoform X2, whose amino-acid sequence MAGKQTEFWLPPEFLTGDDMLMDPYYFESSAAKSLPRSNLVFPSEFSPDLCSSPVDSGENESDEEDFLAGLTRRFCQTFIEEADKSARSLHHMEKGFVLSRSPQSTLAQVGSWTGRSSGSSNGSPNGPSLVSSPPTTPLGAESDAWDLLFQDVGNIDRLKMTAGDGSTAKNRSLPDLPPANLINNSVSGVRISPFHQARGTQMMPHQSSEMWGQKVSPGWLGARQLYQTRVGSGYAENGSRGRTVLGGSAQSAALHSLQLLQQNHYGGPATRTVFPGGSSGGGMKRECSGTGVFIPRRYGCNTTKPPSDSRKTTGRSAALNLTKAVSGVNPSFESFEGFNGLAQPQMNPLDLLIARRNATLLAQRMRNLTPDVSISPELRLPPEWTY is encoded by the exons ATGGCCGGAAAACAAACGGAGTTTTGGCTCCCGCCGGAGTTTCTCACCGGCGATGATATGCTGATGGATCCTTATTACTTCGAGAGCTCCGCTGCCAAGTCTCTACCCCGCTCGAATCTGGTTTTCCCGTCTGAGTTCTCCCCTGATTTGTGCTCCTCTCCGGTGGACTCCGGCGAGAACGAGAGCGACGAGGAGGACTTCCTCGCCGGGTTAACTCGTCGGTTTTGCCAGACGTTCATCGAGGAAGCTGACAAGTCCGCGCGTAGTCTCCATCATATGGAG AAGGGTTTTGTGCTGTCACGATCGCCGCAGTCCACGCTGGCGCAGGTGGGGAGCTGGACCGGTCGGAGCTCCGGGTCCAGCAATGGTAGCCCGAATGGGCCTTCTCTGGTTTCTTCTCCCCCTACTACTCCTCTGGGAGCTGAAAGCGACGCATGGGATCTGTTATTCCAAGATGTCGGTAACATTGACAGGCTGAAAATGACCGCCGGCGATGGATCCACCGCCAAAAACCGCTCCCTTCCTGATCTACCGCCGGCGAATCTCATTAACAACTCTGTCTCCGGCGTTCGCATTAGCCCC TTCCATCAAGCTAGAGGAACTCAAATGATGCCTCACCAGAGCTCTGAAATGTGGGGCCAGAAAGTGAGCCCCGGTTGGCTCGGAGCACGACAGCTGTATCAGACCCGGGTCGGGTCGGGGTATGCGGAAAACGGCAGCCGTGGGAGAACAGTGCTGGGAGGTTCGGCTCAGTCTGCTGCATTGCACTCTCTGCAACTCCTGCAACAAAACCACTACGGTGGTCCGGCCACCAGAACGGTGTTTCCCGGCGGATCTAGCGGTGGGGGGATGAAACGCGAGTGTTCCGGCACTGGCGTGTTCATTCCCCGGAGATATGGCTGTAATACTACAAAACCTCCCTCCGATTCACGCAAAACGACAG GGCGTTCTGCTGCTCTGAATTTGACCAAGGCTGTTAGTGGTGTGAACCCGAGCTTTGAGTCCTTTGAAGGCTTCAATGGTTTAGCTCAACCTCAGATGAATCCTCTAG ATTTGTTGATTGCAAGGAGGAATGCTACATTGCTAGCGCAACGGATGAGGAATTTGACCCCCGATGTTTCAATCAGTCCCGAGCTTCGTCTCCCTCCCGAATGGACTTACTGA